The DNA sequence GCCACCGGCAGGCGGAGCGCGCCGAACGGCGTGTGCTGGCCGAGGAACACCCAGGTCACGAGCAGCGCCATGACGCCCACAGCGATGGTCACGTTCTGGATCACGATGGCGCGGGCGCGCCTGGCGAGCCGCATCGCGAACGGCAGCGCGGTGAGATCGTCCGACATGAGCACCACGTCGGCGCTCTCCATCGCGGCGTCGCTGCCGATCCCGCCCATCGCG is a window from the Candidatus Sulfotelmatobacter sp. genome containing:
- a CDS encoding heavy metal translocating P-type ATPase codes for the protein AMGGIGSDAAMESADVVLMSDDLTALPFAMRLARRARAIVIQNVTIAVGVMALLVTWVFLGQHTPFGALRLPVAVSGHEGSTVVVILNGLRLLAERRGK